In Acidimicrobiales bacterium, the genomic stretch CGGCGCTCGTCGCCGCGCTGCTGACCGCCGTGCCCGCGCCGGCCGGGGCGTCGGCCACCGCCGCCGGCGGGGTGCCCGTCCCCGACCTGACCTGGGTGGACTGCGGCGAGGGCTTCGAGTGCGCGACCGCGGCCGTGCCCCTCGACTACGACCGGCCCTCCGGCCCGACCATCGACCTCGCCCTCCGCCGGCTGCCGGCCGCCGACCCGGCCCGCCGCATCGGCTCGCTGTTCCTCAACCCGGGCGGCCCGGGCGGCTCCGGCGTCGAGTTCGTCGGCGCCGCCCCGTTCCTGTTCGCGCCGATCGTGCTCGACCGCTTCGACATCGTCGGCTTCGACCCGCGGGGCATCGCCAACAGCACCCCGGCGACCTGCTTCGACGACCCCGACGACCTGCGGGCGTTCCTCCGTGGCCAGCCCGTCTTCCCGGTCACGCCGGCGCAGGAGGCGCAGTACATCAGGACCTACGGCCGCCTCACCGACCTGTGCGCCGAGAACGCCGGGCGCATCCTCGGGAACATGTCGACCGCCGACGTCGCCCGTGACCTCGACCTGCTCCGCCAGGCCGTCGGCGACGAGCGGCTGAACTTCGCCGGCTACTCCTACGGCTCGATCCTCGGCCAGACCTACGTCAACCTGTTCCCCGACAAGGTCAGGGCCGTGATCATCGACGGCGTCCTCAACCCCTTCGAGTGGGTGGGCGTCGGCGACGAGGCCGACATCCCCCTCACGACCAGGGTCCGCAGCGCCGAGGGCGCGTACGACACGCTCCAGGGTTTCCTCTCCGAGTGCGACGCCGCGGGCGTGCACGCCTGCGCCTTCGCCGGGGGCGACCCGCGCGCCAAGTACGACGCCATCGCCGACCGCCTCCGGCGGGCCGAGTTCGGGATCCCGTCCGAGGGCGGCGAGGTGCCGTTCGGCTACGACGAGCTCGTCGGGCTGACGCTCGGCACCCTGTACTCGCCGTACGGCTGGCCGGAGTTCGCCGAGTTCCTCCAGTTCCTGTACGAGGCGACCGACCCGGCCGCCATCGGCGCCGCCTACGACGCCGTGGTCGCCCGGCTCGGTGGTGGGCTCGACAACGCCATCATCTCCTTCCCCGCCGTGACCTGCCTGGACTCGAACAACCCGTCCGACCCGTACGTCTGGCCCGCGGCGGCCGCCGAGGCGGACCGGCGGGCGCCGTACTTCGGGCGCCTCTGGACCTGGGCCGGGATCGCCTGCGCCACCTGGCCGGTCGCCGACGACGACCGCTACACCGGCCCGTGGGACGCCCAGACGTCCGACACCGTGCTCGTCATCGGCACCCGGTTCGACCCCGCGACGCGGTACGAGTCGGCCGAGTTCGTCAGCGACCTCCTTCCCGACGCTCGCCTCCTGACGCTCGAGGGCTACGGCCACACCTCGCTCGCGCAGAGCCGGTGCATCGACCGCTACGTCGCCCAGTACCTGGTCGGGACGGCCCTGCCGTCCGAGGGCACCATCTGCCAGAGCGACGTCGAGCCGTTCCCCGACGACGCATCC encodes the following:
- a CDS encoding alpha/beta hydrolase; this translates as MAVTTGTRRSIGTSPGADPASSRRATARHHRWVAPALATALVAALLTAVPAPAGASATAAGGVPVPDLTWVDCGEGFECATAAVPLDYDRPSGPTIDLALRRLPAADPARRIGSLFLNPGGPGGSGVEFVGAAPFLFAPIVLDRFDIVGFDPRGIANSTPATCFDDPDDLRAFLRGQPVFPVTPAQEAQYIRTYGRLTDLCAENAGRILGNMSTADVARDLDLLRQAVGDERLNFAGYSYGSILGQTYVNLFPDKVRAVIIDGVLNPFEWVGVGDEADIPLTTRVRSAEGAYDTLQGFLSECDAAGVHACAFAGGDPRAKYDAIADRLRRAEFGIPSEGGEVPFGYDELVGLTLGTLYSPYGWPEFAEFLQFLYEATDPAAIGAAYDAVVARLGGGLDNAIISFPAVTCLDSNNPSDPYVWPAAAAEADRRAPYFGRLWTWAGIACATWPVADDDRYTGPWDAQTSDTVLVIGTRFDPATRYESAEFVSDLLPDARLLTLEGYGHTSLAQSRCIDRYVAQYLVGTALPSEGTICQSDVEPFPDDASAQASSPRASVPRPLPPQVRIAVTPR